The Candidatus Synechococcus calcipolaris G9 DNA window CCAAACCCTCCTCCCCAGCGTTTCCATTGATTACGATCTACGGGTGCAAATTTCCCAGGTCTGTGCCGAGCTAGATGTAGACGGACTGCGGGGAGATATTGTCACCAATCGGGCCGCTAAAGCCCTGACCGCCTTGGAAGGACGCACAGAAGTAGAAGTCAGCGATATTGGTCGGGTCATTGTTTTGTGCCTGCGCCATCGCCTCCGCAAGGATCCCCTAGAGTCCATTGATTCTGGCTATAAGGTGGGCAAAGTCTTTAGGGACATCTTTGGCTTTGATCTGAATCAGGATGGAGCCGCAGCGTAGTTCATCGGGTTCTGAGTCCTGATCATGGCCAAGATTCTGTTTGCCGAAGATGAAGTTGAACTGGCCGAACCCTTGGGCCGACTTCTGGAACAGGAAGGCTATCAAGTGGATTTAGCCCATACTGGCACCACCGCCCTAGAGCATTGGCAAACCCTGATCAGCACTGGCCAAGGTTATGATCTGGTCATTTTGGATTGGATGTTGCCGGGGCCCTCTGGTCTAGAGATTTGTCGCCAGTTACGTCGCCAAGGGGATCAAACGCCCGTCCTGTTTTTAACGGCCCGAGATACCCTAGACGATCGGGTAGCCGGCTTAGATGCGGGGGGCGATGACTATTTAGTGAAGCCCTTTGAACTACGGGAACTGTTAGCGCGCATACGGGCCCTGTTGCGTCGTCATTTACCAGGACAGTCATCCTTATCCCTGATCAAGGTCGCGGATCTGGAGCTAGATATGGATAATCGCATCGCCTATCGGGGCGATCGCCCCATTCCCCTATCGGACAAAGAAACCGCTTTGTTAGCCTATTTAATGGAACATCCCCAGCAACTCCTCCCCCACGAAGACATCCAAGCCCATCTTTGGCCCGATCAACCGCCCCCCAACCGAAATGTTCTTGCGGCCCAAATTCGGCTGCTGCGGCGAAAGATTGAGCAACTTGAGGATGTCCCCCTGATTCACACTGTCTATGGCCATGGTTATCGCTTTGGGGAGAGCCTGGATTCACGCTAAACCAATAGTTTTCTGATTTTTCAAGGAAAAAGCATGACATAAAGCGTGGTATAAAAAGAATAAATCTTTCTTTTAACAATGATCTAAAGATCACTTCTAAACAAAAACCTAATTCTGAACGAAAACGAAACAAAAGCGAGTTGTTATGCATCGATGGTTGAGAATTCCCTTTGCCGCCGCGATCGCCTGTGGTGTCGTCCTAAGCCTAGCTGCCTCTAGTTTGGCAGAAACGGTTATGGAAAAAGTTGCCCGCACGGGTGTGTTAACCGTCGGTTCGCCCCTAGGGATTATTCCCTTCTCCTACGTCAACGATCGCCAAGAGCTAACGGGACTATCGGTTAATTTAGTGGAGTTAATCCGCCGTAAACTTGAAGTCCAGGTTGGTCGTCCAGTGCGGGTTGAATATGCCCCCATTAACAATCTGGGAGATATGGTGCCCTTGGTTCAAGCAGGGGCGATCGATGTCACCTGTGGTAGCCAATTTACCTGGGATCGGGATCAGTTTGTGGATTTTTCCATTCCCTACTACTATTCTGGAATTCAACTGCTGACAAAGAAAACAAGCCAACTGAACGGTTCCCCAGAATCCCTAGTGGGTAAACGCATTGGCGTGATTCCCAATTCCCTGGGGGAAACGGTGATCAAAACGATCCAGCCCCGGGCAACTTTAGTGACCTTTAATGAACCCCAGGGGGCGTTGGCAGCCCTTGTATCTGGCCAGGTGGATGGGGTCGCCGGAGATTCTCTAATTTTGGCGGGGGCAGTTCTGCGGTTAAACTCCGACGAGTACGTGCAGGTTCCAGAGCTTCCCTACACCAACTATGGGATTGCCTGCATGACCCGAGAAAATAATTCCCGTTTCTTGAACACAACGAACTTGGCGATCGCCCATTTAATGCAAGGGTATTTAGTGGGAGATGAAAAATATACCGCAATGATTGATCCCTGGTTCGGCCCTAATGGCCTGATTCAGATACCGGAAGATCGTCTGCGGGACTACTTTACCACCGTGATCAATAGCCATGAGTCCATTCGACTACCCCAGTAATGTCAGGAAAATATACCTATGAAAATTAATACCTACACCAGCCTAGTGGGGTTTCTACTCACCCTATCGGCCTTGCAAAGTGGGGCGGCGATCGCCAGCGAACCTAGCCGGGAGTTATCCGATAAGCCCTCCATTGAATCCCGTCTCGATCGCCTAAGCAGCCTCCTGAAAGAGCGTACAGAACAGGCCCAAGAAAATGTTTCTCCAGAGGTTGCCGCCCTCCTAGCAGGCCTAATGGATCTGAATGAAGGGGCCAAACGGGGCTTTGCCAATGGGGCCGGGAATCGCGGTTGGGCCGATGGAGCCCGGGGACGCGGTTGGGCAGATGGGGCCGGGAATCGCGGCTGGGCAGATACGGCCCGAGGGGGCGGCTGGGGCAATGCTGGCGCGGGTACATTTGTGAATGTGAATAATCCCTGGCGAAATGGTTGGGCCGATGGCGGTGGCTTTTTTAATACCTACTAAGCATTGAGATACTGTTGAACGATTTATGAACAATTAAATACTAAACATGGCGATCGCCCCTAGGACAGAAACCACAAATCATTGGGCAACTCAGTCTTGGAACTGTTCACCAGAGGGTCTGGAGACCTTTGGCCCCATTAACCTAGTCGTATTGCAGCCCACCTCCTACTGCAACCTGAATTGCGACTATTGCTATCTACCCGATCGCCACCTCAAAAACCAGATGTCCCTGGACTTGATTGAGCCAATTTTCCGGCAGATCTTTACCAGTCCCTTTTTTCGCAAGGATATTACGGTGTGCTGGCACGCTGGCGAACCCCTAGCCGTGGGGGTGGACTTCTACGAGCAGGCCATCGCCCAGATCCATCAAGCCGAAGTTGAATATAAAGAGCAACCCTACGCGGTTCACCATTCCGTCCAAACCAATGGCATCCTCATTAATCAGGCCTGGTGCGATCTGTTTCAACGCCATAACTTCCATGTGGGGGTGAGTATAGATGGCCCTGCCTTTATTCACGATCTCCACCGCCAAACACCCACAGGCAAAGGAAGCCATCAAGGCACCATGGCGGGCATTGCCCAACTGCAAAAAAATCAGATTCCCTTTAATGTGATTGCGGTGATCAGCCAAGACTCCCTAGACTACGCCGATGAAATCTTTAACTTTTTTGTCGAGCATGGTATTAGGGATGTTGGCTTCAATATGGAGGAAACGGAGGGGGTACATAGCCAATCGTCTCTGGATCACGCCGATATTGAGGAACGCTATCGCGCCTTTATGGAGCGGTTTTGGCAATTAACCCTGGCTTCCCCTGGGGTCATTCAGGTACGGGAGTTTGAGATTCTCTGTCGTCTCATCTACCACGGCGATCGCCTGACCCAGACCGATATGAATCATCCCTTTGTGATTGTCAGCATTGATCATCAGGGCAACTTTTCCACCTTTGATCCAGAACTATTGGCGGTTTCCAGCGATCGCTACGGTGATTTCACCTTGGGCAATGTCCAACGGGATAGTTTGGCCTCCGTCTGCCAGACAGAAAAATTCCAAGCCATCTATGGAGATATGCTGGCAGGGGTGAACCAATGTGCCCGGGACTGCCAATACTTTGGCCTCTGTGGCGGCGGAGCCGGTAGTAATAAATACTGGGAAAAGGGAACCTTTGCCTGCACTGAAACCTATGCCTGCCGCTATCGGGTGCAAGTTCTTACCGATATTGTTTTAGAGCATCTGGAAAACTCTCTGGCACACCCATCCTAAGGAGTAGGGGAAGCTATGGCGAACCCGATGCAAGTGCAGGATCATCGATCTCAAATTCGCTTTGTCCTCCTCCTAACCTTAGGGTTAAATCTATTTGTCACCGGCTTAAAAACCGTTGTCGGCATTTGGACTGGTTCCCTTAGTTTGCAAGCCGATGCCCTCCACAGTTTTACCGATGCCGCTAGTAATGTCCTGGGATTAGTCGCCAATCAATGGGCGAACCCCCATCCCGATCGGGATCATCCCTACGGTCATCAAAAATTTGAGGCCCTAGGCGCCCTAGGAATTGCCGCTTTTTTGGGCATGGCCTGTTTTGAAATTCTCCAAAGTGCGATTGAGCGGATTTGGCACGGCAGTGATGACCTGACCATTAGCTCAACGGAACTCTGGCTCCTCTTGCTTGTTTTGGGAATCAATATCTTTGTCACCCTCTATGAGCGTCACATGGGCCAAAAACTGGGGAGTCCTGTCCTTTTAGCCGATGCCCAGCATACCCTCAGCGACGTCTGGGTGACCTTTGCCGTCCTTGGCGGTCTCATTGGCATTTGGTGGCTGGAATGGCAGTGGTTAGATCTGGTCTTAGCCTTCCCTGTCGCATTGCTGGTTTTTTGGAGTGCTTGGCGGGTTCTGAAAACCAATATTCCCTGGTTAGTGGATCAGGTGGCGATCGCCCCCGAAGCCATTCATCGTATTGTGATGACCGTTCCCGGCGTACTGAATTGCCATGATATTAGCTCCCGTGGCGTAGTCGGGCGGCAGGTCTTCATTGAAATGCACCTAATTGTGGATGCCCAAGATGTGACGGCGGCCCATGCGATTACCGAAGCCGTCGAAGCGGCCCTCCAGGAACGCTATGCCCCCGCCCGCATTTTGACCCACGTTGAACCGAAGCCCTATGAATCAGATCGCCTTAGCTACGGTAACTAACCAAAATGGCGATCGCCGCCCCAGCCAACACCGCAAACGTCACAACCATACCCGTCACCCGATAAATTAAATTTTCCTTGGTTTGGCTGAGTCCAAAGGCATGGAGGCATCGTCCCAAGAACAACCCTCCACAAAGACCATGGATCCAAAGGGAAGACCCAGTTTGGACTTCGAGTAAGTAAATGATAAAGAGCGTAAAGGGGACATACTCAACAAAATTTGCATGAACCCGAATCGCCCGCTTGAGGCCGATTTGGCCACCATCGCCAAGGGCAACACTCGACTTCCCTCGCAGAATAATGACCCGACCACTTAAACCAATCAAAAATAGGGCAAAAAGCGCAGCATAGCCTGGAGTAATGAGCATGGGTTCTACGGAGAGACAAAAACTATCCCCATCCTAATTGTTGCAGGGGCATCCAGGGGTTTGCAAACGAAGCCAATTTGAGTAGTATATAAATCTATCGGTATCCCGATGTATAAATCGTAGATTAAAGGATCGAGACCCTATGTTGTATGGTTCCAAGTCAATTCGGCGGTGGTTAGCCCTCTTTTTGGTGGGAATTGGTTTAAGCGGCATTATTGCGGCCTGCGGGCCCCAAGGGGACAGTGGCGATTCGGCCAGCCAGCCAGATGTAGAAATCACCCTGGCCTCCTTTGCCGTCACAAAAGCTGCCCATGACGCAATTATTCCCAAGTTTCAGGAAAAGTGGAAGGCAGAACATAACCAAAATGTTCGCTTTAATCAAAGTTATGGGGGATCTGGTTCCCAGACTCGCGCGATTTTGGATGGTTTAGAAGCAGATATTGTCCACCTAGCCGTAGGGGTTGATGTAGATCGCTTGGCTGAAGGCGGTTTAGTCAGCGGGGATTGGACGGAAAAGCTACCGGATAAGGGTATTGTGACCAAATCTGTAGCAACAATTATTACCCGGGATGGCAACCCCAAAAATCTCACCAACTGGCCCGATTTAGCCCGTGACGGGGTATCCTTTATTACGGCAGACCCTAAAACCTCCGGCGTTGCTCAGTGGAACTTCTTAGCCCTATGGGGATCTGTCACCCAGACCGGGGGTACAGAGGAACAGGCGAAGGAATTTGTCACCCAAGCCTTTCGTAATGCCCCCATTCTCAGTAAAGATGCGCGGGAAGCAACGGATACCTTTTTTACCCAGGGTCAAGGGGATGCCCTAGTCAACTATGAAAATGAAGCCATCCTTGCCAACTTGAAGGGAGAAAATTTGCCCTACACCGTTCCTAGTGTCAATATTTCCATTGATAATCCCCTAGCCGTAGTGGATGCCAATGTGGATAAGCATGGCAATCGGGAGGTCGTGGAAGCCTTTGCTGAATTTCTCTATACCCCAGAAGCTCAGCGGGAATTTGCTGCAGTTGGATTTCGGCCCGTTGAACCGACGGTAATTGCCGAATATGCCGATAAATTCCCCAAAATTGAGACCCTCTTCACCATCGATGATCTGGGGGGCTGGGGTTATGCTCGCGAACATTTCTTTGGGGATGGCGGTGTCTTTGATCAGATCATTGCAGCCGGCCGCTCCTAAATTCTCGTTATCCTAGCTATAAACCGTTATTAAAGAACACCATGGTTTCCACTACCCCATTGCCTAAACAGTCTCCAAGCCAAAATTCCCTGGCTCTCTTGCTCATATCCCTGTGGCGCATGCCCTGGGTCTGGAAGATCACCTGGTTTTACCTCAGCGTGATGCTGTTCATTCCCACCGTCGCCATGCTAGCCAAGGCTAGTACCGCTGGGCCAGCCGAGTTTTGGCGAGTTGCCACTACACCCATTGCCCTTTCTGCCTATGATGTCACCTTTGTAACGGCATTCTTTGCCGCAATCATAAATGGCTTCTTTGGTACCTTAGTGGCCTGGGTATTGGTGCGTTATCAGTTTGTGGGCAAGCGATATATTGATGCGATCGTCGATTTACCCTTTGCTTTACCGACGGCGGTGGCGGGGTTGACCTTGGCCACTATCTACAGTGATAAAGGTTGGATCGGTTCCCTCTTGGTTCCCTTCGGCATTAAAGTCTCTTTTACCCGCTTGGGAGTGGGGGTGGCCATGGTGTTTATTTCTTTGCCCTTTGTGATTCGGACGGTGCAGCCGGTACTCACAGAGTTGGAAAAGGAAATTGAAGAAGCAGCTTGGTGCTTAGGGGCTAGCCAATGGCAAACCTTTTGGCGAGTGATTTTGCCGCCCCTCACGCCTGCTATTTTAACGGGTATTGCCCTCGGTTTTTCCCGGGCAGTGGGCGAGTACGGATCCATTGTCATTATTGCCGCAAATATGCCCTTTAAGGATTTAATTGCCCCTGTATTAGTGTTCCAAAGTTTAGAGCAGTACAACTACGAAGCAGCCACCGTCATTGGTACGGTCATGCTTGTTATTTCCCTAGTGATTTTGTTTGTGATTAATTTAATTCAAGCTTGGGGCCGCCGCTATGACGATCGCTAAACCACCATTAACTAAAAAGAAATCCTGGGTTCCTACGGCCTTAATTCTCGTGACTATTCTCTACCTGGGCTTGGTGTTAATCATTCCAGCGGCGAATGTCTTTTACCAAGCCTTTGCCAGCGGTCTTGGCCCATTTCTCAAGAACCTGCAAGAGAAAGAGTTTCTCCATGCCGCCTGGATGACCCTGATGTTGGCCCTAGTGACAGTTCCCATTAATACTGTGTTTGGCCTGTGCGCTGCCTGGGCGATCGCCCGCCATCATTTCCCCGGTCGCGCCTTACTACTAAGTATCATTGATTTACCGTTTTCAGTCTCTCCAGTCGTCGCTGGATTAATGCTGGTCTTGCTGTACGGACGGAATGGTTGGCTGGGCCCCTGGTTACAAGAAGCAGATATTCGGATTATCTTTGCCTTTCCGGGAATGGTTCTAGCCACCGCCTTTGTCAGCCTACCCTTTGTGGCCCGGGAGGTAATTCCGGTACTGGAAGAGGTGGGCATGGATCAAGATGAAGCGGCCCAGACCCTAGGGGCCAGTGAATGGCAAACCTTCTGGCGCGTCACCCTCCCCAATATTCGCTGGGGTCTACTCTATGGTGTCCTACTCACCAATGCCCGGGCCATGGGAGAATTTGGAGCCGTGGCAGTGGTCTCTGGCAATATTGGCGGTAAAACCCAAAGTCTACCCCTGTTTGTGGAAGAAGCCTATAAAAACTATGCCACCCAATCTTCCTATGCCGCAGCGGTGGTCTTGGCCCTCCTTGCCGTTATCACCCTGATCTTCAAGGAGATTTTAGAGCGCAAAACTCGGCGAAAATTAAGGAATGCCCAAACAGCCCTAGGAGAGTAAACAATGACCACTGATGCGATAGATCAAGATAACCGCCTGAACCACAAGAAAATTTTTCTGCGTATTGATAAGCGATACCACCAGGAGCCAGTCATTTCTAATCTGGTGTCAAAATTTAACTTACGAATTAATATTGCCAGTGCCCTGCTGACTCGAAGCTGGAATGAGGATGGCTGGTTTGAGCTAGAAATTGAAGGAACACTCACCCAAATTAATAGTGCCCTAAGTTACCTCAATGATCTCGATCTAGAGGTCCTTAAAGAAACCGAAGAGGATGGGTGGTAAAGGTGACTAGCGGGCAGGAACTGCCGTAGCAGCTTGGGGGGAGGCGGTCTCATTGATCTGAATAATATTGGGAGTAAATAAAAAGACCCCATCCCCTAGGCGAGATTGATTACCACTGATGGCGTAGGTACTACCGGCGGCAAAATCTGAGATGCGCTGGGCTTCGGAGATGTCTAGCTCTTCCAAATTCAGGATAACGGCTTTATCTGCCCGTAAAGCTTGCACAATCAGCGTTGTGTCCTGTAGGGATTGGGGCCTGATGACAATGACTTCGTACCCACTATTGAGGGAGCGGTTCAGGGAGGCAACATCATGCATAGTTAAAGATTCCAATGAAACTGATTGGGCGCACTATTTAGGGTGTCCGAGAAGATTGCGTAAGGATTTAACAAAACATTCAGGTTCATGCAATGCGTCCGAAATGTTCCTTAAGCGTAACATAATCTATTCTGCAACGCCCTACCCTAGAGACTTTAAGCCTAGCTGGCCTGCCAATTGTAAAGTTTGTAAATTTATTCTACGAGGGTCTTGCTTCTATCTGACTTTTGAGCTACTTTAGTAATCAGATAGGGCTATACATCCCCCGCATAGCCCCCCTCAAATCCCCGAAAAGGTAACTTATTCCGAAAGGGTAAGACTCAAATCAGAGATCCTATAGCCGTTCGTTTCAAAACTGGTATGGATGCCTTTGATGCCGAAGGGATTTTCCCCCTATTCAAAACAGTCTACTCATGGCTTCTTTCCAGTGGCTTTGGTCATTTTTATGGTGAGAATTCGTGGTATTCAATATTAATAACGCGGCGACAATGATCCGTCGGAAGTGTCTGATTTGCCTTGGTTTTGTGGTTTTCCTAGGGGTGGGAATCCTTGGTTCCCTGCCAGGTTTTGGGTCAGAGCAGCCGAGTATTCGGGTTAATCGTGATCAACCTACCCCAGGGGAGCAATCCCTTGAGGAAGGAGCGATTAGGGTGATCCTGCGTTCCCAACCCGATCGGGAGATGGATTGGAAGCTCCATTTGGATTATCAGGTTTTTTATAACGATCAACTCCAACTGAGCGATCGCCGGGAAACCTACTATTTTGGCGAGGTGAGTTTCAGACCTTTGCAGGGGCGTTCCTCCCTGGACGTAGTGGTGACGACCTTTACCGGGGGATCTCGCTGTTGCTTGCAGTATGAAATTTTTTCCTGGCGGGGCGATCGCTTCGAGAGGGTTGATATAGGCCCCTTAGATGGGGGAGGTGAGTTCAAAGATTTAGACGGGGACGGTCGAGAGGAACTAGTCGCAATTGATCCTGCTTTTTTGTATACCTTTGCCCCCTATGTTGGATCATTTCCGCCCTCGGCAATTTATCGATTAGAGCAGGATCGGCTGGTGAATGTTACCCAAGAATACCCTACCTACCTAAAGGCTAGGGCAATGGAAATGTATACCACGATTATGGAGGCGAAGCAGGACAAGATTCCCGTGAATGGTGCCTTGGCAGGGTACGTGGGGCAGATGGCCTTGATCGGTGAATTTGAGTCGGCCTGGCAGGTGATGCTAGAAAACTATGATCCGACTATTGACTGGGGTTTGACCCGTTACAATGATGCCGGAGAAGTGATTCAGGAGTTTCCTGATTTTCCGACGGCCCTCAGATTTTTCCTAGAAGAGCAAGGGTATATTTAGGGAGCGGTTGCGGGAATTGTTTAGGGAACAGTTAACGTGCCTAAGTCATAGAGTCCGGTTTGGGTTTCAGGAATGTCAAAGGTGAGGGGTGGCCCGGGGCGATCGCGAAAACGGATTTGATACCGACCGGGCCGAAATCCCTCTAGGGCGAACCTGCCCACGCGATTCGTAAATAAAATAACCGACGGGCGATCGGGGTCTGATAAATCATCTACGTCTGCGGTAATCAGACCGAGGGGTTCCCCTTGGGCATCCCGCAGTTCCCCACGCAGGAAGACGCTGGCATCGGTTCCCACCTGAATCACTAGACCACTTTTATAGGTGGGAAAAACATTGTATTGGGTATCTCCCAAATCGTAACCCAAGGGTAAATCCGGGGCATCCATGCGTAGGCTGGTGACGTAATAGGGGGTTAAGTTAGGGACAACGGCGGGGCCAAAGCGATCAGCCTGGGCGACATAGTTATTGAGGCTAGGATTAACTCCCACGGTTTGCTTCCCTAGGGCCGGATTGCGGGTAATAATTGCAAAACTTCCGGTGACGGGCCGGGATAGGGCAAAGGCGCGATCGGCAAAGACAAAGGCGGTGCCAAAGGTTGTCCGGGAATTGGCGCGGAGGGTAGTATCATTCACTATTGGGCTATTAAAGCGATGCAGCACCGCTAACTCATTGCGAAAGCCAGTGTAGTTTAAGTTCCCTAATAAATTATTTTCTTCCGTCAAGGTTTCGCCAGTTATATTGGTGGTAAAGCCATTCACAAGGGCCTGGGTGCGGTAGTTCCAGCGTAGGGTATGACGAAAGTCATTTTGTTGAGAGATGCTGGTTTGACTGTTGATACTTTGGCGGGGCGCAAAGAGCCATTGCAAATTCAGAAGAACCTGATGATCCTGCTCGCCGCTGGTGTCTTGGCGATGGACTAAATTGAGATTCACCCCTAGGCCATTGGGGAAGGATCGCCCCAAACCGACGCTGGCACTATAGCTATCGGGGGAGAGATTATCCTCTACCCGGCCGCGACGATAATTAAACCCGACATTGCCAGTGATGCCCGCCGGTAAGCGTTGACTATAGCTACTGGAGACACTCCAATCGAATCCTTGGAGAAAGAGCGAATCTTCGGGAAAAAGGGAACTGATGCGATCGTCAAAGGTACGAAATTGGCCCCCCCGCCGCTCTAGGGCAAGGCGAAAGACAGGTTGCCAACGACTTTGGGGCCCTAGGTCTAAATATTCATAGCGTAGCCGTAAACCATAATCCACATTGCCATCAAAATGACTCAGGCCCGTATCCAGGCGAATATTGCCCAAAGGGGTGGCCTTAACGGTTTCCAATCCCAGGAGTTGCTGATTGGGATCCGCCTGGGTGTAGCCGCCCATGGTTAATGCATTGGTGAGGCCGACGCGATGGGCGGCAATTAGTAGGGGGGTTTCAACGTCATAGTTACGAAAGGTTCCAGAGGTAGTTTCATCCACGGGAAAGCCGATATTATAGCTAAACTGTTGGATCCCCTGGGCCAGTAAATCCGAAGCCACCGCCGCCGAAAAATTGAGTTGTTGTACCTGACCCACGGCATTGGTAATCACGAGGCTAATGTTATTTACCCCCACATTCAGGGGCAAATCCCGTAGGTCTTGGGGGCCGGCCGGTAGGGTAAGGGTTTGCCGCAAAAAGCCGTTGACATAAATTTCCACTTCGGAGGGGGTATCCAGGGTGAACTGGAAATTACCACGGGGTTGAATGGTGAGGTAGGGCTGGAGGGTGAAATTCCGACTGGCAGATAGGCCCAACATGGGCACAAAAGCCTGATAGCCCGTGGTCGAAAGGTTAAGATTACCGGCAGCGTAGCGAATTCCCCGCAGCGGATCATCCCGTACCAAGCGTAGATCTCCCTGGACAAATTCAGGATTCCCTAATTCCGTATAGGTGGTACTCCCTTCAAAGACCCAGTTTTTGAGATTAAAGGCACCGTCAAAATTGAGGGAGAGAGGTTGCCGACCAACAAGCTCACTATCGGGGCCCGTCCACACCACATCTTGACCGCCGCGAACATTCAAAAAACCACTGACCGTTGCCGGACGAACTGCCGTAGCCGCTTCCGGGGGTGCCCCCACTTGACTCAGGTTATAGATACTGGTGCGGCGCAATACGGGGGGAATATCCACTCGCAGCTCCAGAGTGCGCTCATTAAATAACGCCTCTAAGCCCACCTGTTGCAGAGCCTCTAGGGGTAAGTTGCCCTCATTGCTCACATTAGCCTCTAGGGTTTGCTGGAGTTCGGGTCGTAGGAATGTTGCCAGGCGTACCAGAAAGGGGTCTGCTTGAATTTGCACCGGAGATGCGGATGCTTGACCAATGAAAACGAGAACTTGCCCCTGTTCTAAATCGTTAATAAAAAAAGGAACCACAACCCGTTGAACACCTCTGGGGGTGCGGGGGCGGCCAAAAACTTCTTCAAATAGGGCATCTTGATTGGGGGAGGGGGGCGGGTCTGGGGTATCGGATTCCGGTTCTATTCCCTGGGGAGTCTCCCCAGTCTCTCCATCCACTCCCAAAGCATCAGGCCCAAGGGCATCAGGAGCAGCATAGGCTTGGGGAACAATGAGTATGATGGCAATGAGGGGAAATATTTTCCGTACTGTAAATGCAATCATGCTGTCTGGGATGTTCAAACCGCTGTATCGTTACTGTGTTCATTTACCGTCGATCGCCGGGGGCTTACTCATCTTTACGCTGACTTTTATGGGGGGTGGGCCATTACCCATTAGGGCAACGGAGGATAGGGACGCGGCGGAACGTCTCTTTAAGCAGGGGGTTGAACAGGCCTTAATTCAGAACTATGGAGCGGCGATCGCTGACTTTACGTTGGTAATTGATCTGGGCAGTGCCCTACCAGAGGTGTACTACAATCGAGGATTGGCTAGGGATCGTCTTGGAGATATTGAGGGGGCCGTTGCGGACTATTCCATGGCGATTCGTTTGGATCCCTTTGATGCGGCGGCCTTTGTCAATCGCGGTAATTTATATAGTCTTCAGGGAGATTTTCGGGCGGCTCTACGGGACTTTGACCGGGCCATTCAGGCGGATCCAACCCGGGTGACGGCCTACTATAACCGAGGTAATACCCACTATGAATTGGGTGAGTTTGCCCGGGCGATCGCCGACTATAACACCTGTTTGCAACTGGTTCCGGATTTTGCCGATGCTTTTGTGAATCGCGGACTGGCCTACTTTCAACTGGGCGATCGCCAGCGGGCCCAGCGAGATCTCAATCGGGCCAGTCAACTCTTTTTGAACCAAGATAATGTGGCCGCCTATGCCGAGGTTTTAGATCGGATCACGGGTCTAGAGCTTTAAGGTTTGGGGATTGGCAATTAGGGGGCTCAAAGGGATGATAATAGGCCCGCTTGGGCGGTGAGACTGTTTTGTTCCAGCATGAGGATCACCCGTTCACGGGAAAGGGGACGGGCAAAA harbors:
- the cysT gene encoding sulfate ABC transporter permease subunit CysT, translating into MVSTTPLPKQSPSQNSLALLLISLWRMPWVWKITWFYLSVMLFIPTVAMLAKASTAGPAEFWRVATTPIALSAYDVTFVTAFFAAIINGFFGTLVAWVLVRYQFVGKRYIDAIVDLPFALPTAVAGLTLATIYSDKGWIGSLLVPFGIKVSFTRLGVGVAMVFISLPFVIRTVQPVLTELEKEIEEAAWCLGASQWQTFWRVILPPLTPAILTGIALGFSRAVGEYGSIVIIAANMPFKDLIAPVLVFQSLEQYNYEAATVIGTVMLVISLVILFVINLIQAWGRRYDDR
- the cysW gene encoding sulfate ABC transporter permease subunit CysW, with the translated sequence MTIAKPPLTKKKSWVPTALILVTILYLGLVLIIPAANVFYQAFASGLGPFLKNLQEKEFLHAAWMTLMLALVTVPINTVFGLCAAWAIARHHFPGRALLLSIIDLPFSVSPVVAGLMLVLLYGRNGWLGPWLQEADIRIIFAFPGMVLATAFVSLPFVAREVIPVLEEVGMDQDEAAQTLGASEWQTFWRVTLPNIRWGLLYGVLLTNARAMGEFGAVAVVSGNIGGKTQSLPLFVEEAYKNYATQSSYAAAVVLALLAVITLIFKEILERKTRRKLRNAQTALGE
- a CDS encoding NIL domain-containing protein, which gives rise to MTTDAIDQDNRLNHKKIFLRIDKRYHQEPVISNLVSKFNLRINIASALLTRSWNEDGWFELEIEGTLTQINSALSYLNDLDLEVLKETEEDGW
- a CDS encoding cell division protein SepF translates to MHDVASLNRSLNSGYEVIVIRPQSLQDTTLIVQALRADKAVILNLEELDISEAQRISDFAAGSTYAISGNQSRLGDGVFLFTPNIIQINETASPQAATAVPAR
- a CDS encoding fimbria/pilus outer membrane usher protein, whose product is MIAFTVRKIFPLIAIILIVPQAYAAPDALGPDALGVDGETGETPQGIEPESDTPDPPPSPNQDALFEEVFGRPRTPRGVQRVVVPFFINDLEQGQVLVFIGQASASPVQIQADPFLVRLATFLRPELQQTLEANVSNEGNLPLEALQQVGLEALFNERTLELRVDIPPVLRRTSIYNLSQVGAPPEAATAVRPATVSGFLNVRGGQDVVWTGPDSELVGRQPLSLNFDGAFNLKNWVFEGSTTYTELGNPEFVQGDLRLVRDDPLRGIRYAAGNLNLSTTGYQAFVPMLGLSASRNFTLQPYLTIQPRGNFQFTLDTPSEVEIYVNGFLRQTLTLPAGPQDLRDLPLNVGVNNISLVITNAVGQVQQLNFSAAVASDLLAQGIQQFSYNIGFPVDETTSGTFRNYDVETPLLIAAHRVGLTNALTMGGYTQADPNQQLLGLETVKATPLGNIRLDTGLSHFDGNVDYGLRLRYEYLDLGPQSRWQPVFRLALERRGGQFRTFDDRISSLFPEDSLFLQGFDWSVSSSYSQRLPAGITGNVGFNYRRGRVEDNLSPDSYSASVGLGRSFPNGLGVNLNLVHRQDTSGEQDHQVLLNLQWLFAPRQSINSQTSISQQNDFRHTLRWNYRTQALVNGFTTNITGETLTEENNLLGNLNYTGFRNELAVLHRFNSPIVNDTTLRANSRTTFGTAFVFADRAFALSRPVTGSFAIITRNPALGKQTVGVNPSLNNYVAQADRFGPAVVPNLTPYYVTSLRMDAPDLPLGYDLGDTQYNVFPTYKSGLVIQVGTDASVFLRGELRDAQGEPLGLITADVDDLSDPDRPSVILFTNRVGRFALEGFRPGRYQIRFRDRPGPPLTFDIPETQTGLYDLGTLTVP
- a CDS encoding tetratricopeptide repeat protein, producing MFKPLYRYCVHLPSIAGGLLIFTLTFMGGGPLPIRATEDRDAAERLFKQGVEQALIQNYGAAIADFTLVIDLGSALPEVYYNRGLARDRLGDIEGAVADYSMAIRLDPFDAAAFVNRGNLYSLQGDFRAALRDFDRAIQADPTRVTAYYNRGNTHYELGEFARAIADYNTCLQLVPDFADAFVNRGLAYFQLGDRQRAQRDLNRASQLFLNQDNVAAYAEVLDRITGLEL